A DNA window from Halichondria panicea chromosome 16, odHalPani1.1, whole genome shotgun sequence contains the following coding sequences:
- the LOC135349927 gene encoding cullin-5-like: MSSSALLKGSGSTKFSDRWPGMQPVVLKLLKQEHVTRDEWQDLFWEVHSVCSWDEKASVKIQKSLETEILTFISDANKRVQLHEEESALLKAYINEWSKYFTQCGYLPKPFQAMEIEGASHKPKKKNQEGNRVQQLMLKGWNTHIFNNVREKLLSAAMKLLYAERSGEAFDSQLVVGVRESFVNLSTEVTNKLRIYQEHFERQYIDSTREFYKLHGSDYMTENGVQNYMRYADQKLTEEERRANRYLETRKGCSSVSQLMDACVEVLVKDHCDVIVAECPKLIAAYQVEKLSLMFGLMDRIPNGVEPMLTFLESYITQSGVDDMKASAEVITTDSEKYVEQLLALFNRFSRLASEAFRDDTRFLTSRDKAYKQVVNDTSVFRLDLPSARTRTGAGIKTHPESKCPELLANYCDMLLRKTPLSKKLTSEEVEGKLKDVLLVLKYVQNKDVFMRYHKTHLTRRLILETSADSEVEENMVEWLRDVGMPAEYVNKLARMFQDIKVSEDLNTEFKDSHRGTDSTVADMVSIKVLNAGAWSRSSERVPVSLPTELEDFIPDCEEFYKKKHNGRKLYWHHMMSNGVIVFQNAVGKYELEVTTFQMGVLFAWNQRQDDKISFESLRLATELPDAELRRTLWSLVAYPKIKRQVLVCEPEVKGAREFRDGTVFRVNQEFGLVKGGKLQKRGKINLIGRLQLTTEKAKEEDNDSIVALRVLRVQEAIVKIMKMRKKISNAALQTELVEILKNMFIPPKKMIKEQIEWLIEHKYMKRNDKDKNTFIYLA; encoded by the exons ATGTCTTCTTCTGCTTTATTGAAAGGTTCTGGGAGCACCAAATTCTCTGATCGATGGCCAGGGATGCAGCCTGTAGTCCTCAAGCTTCTAAAACAAGAGCATGTAACTAGGGATGAGTGGCAGGACCTATTCTG GGAGGTACACTCTGTGTGCAGCTGGGACGAGAAGGCATCGGTTAAAATACAGAAGTCCCTGGAGACAGAGATCCTCACCTTCATCTCAGACGCCAacaag agggTTCAACTGCATGAGGAAGAGTCAGCGCTACTCAAGGCATATATCAATGAGTGGAGCAAGTACTTCACTCAATGTGGGTATCTGCCCAAACCGTTCCAGGCCATGGAGATAGAGGGAGCAAGTCACAAGCCAAAGAAGAAAAATCAAGAGGGAAACAGAGTGCAGCAA CTGATGCTCAAGGGTTGGAACACTCACATCTTCAACAACGTGAGGGAGAAGCTCCTCTCTGCTGCTATGAAGCTGCTCTATGCTGAGAGGAGTGGGGAGGCCTTCGACTCTCAACTTGTCGTCGGTGTCAGGGAATCCTTTG ttaACCTGAGCACTGAGGTGACCAACAAACTGAGGATCTACCAGGAGCACTTTGAGCGGCAGTACATCGACTCAACTAGAGAGTTCTACAAACTACACGGATCTGATTACATGACTGAGAACGGAGTGCAGAACTACATGAGATAT GCTGACCAGAAACTGACCGAGGAGGAGCGTAGAGCTAACAGGTACCTGGAAACCAGGAAGGGCTGCTCATCTGTCAGTCAGCTCATGGATGCTTGTGTGGAGGTCCTGGTCAAGGATCACTGTGATGTCATCGTGGCAGAGTGCCCCAAACTCATTGCAGCTTATCAAGTTGAGA AGCTGAGTTTGATGTTTGGGCTGATGGATCGTATCCCCAATGGAGTGGAGCCGATGCTCACCTTTCTAGAGTCTTACATCACTCAGAGTGGGGTTGATGACATGAAGGCCTCTGCTGAGGTCATCACCACG GATTCTGAGAAATATGTAGAGCAGTTGTTAGCCCTGTTCAACAGGTTTAGTCGACTGGCATCTGAGGCTTTTCGTGACGACACACGATTTCTTACTTCTAGGGATAAG GCTTATAAACAAGTTGTAAATGATACGTCGGTATTTCGATTAGACCTACCCAGTGCTAGAACAAG AACGGGTGCAGGGATAAAGACACACCCAGAGTCAAAGTGTCCAGAGCTACTAGCCAACTACTGTGATATGCTCCTGCGGAAAACTCCACTCAGTAAGAAACTGACGTCAGAAGAGGTGGAGGGGAAACTCAAAGATGTG CTACTTGTGTTGAAGTACGTCCAGAACAAAGACGTGTTCATGCGATATCACAAGACGCACCTCACCCGCCGGCTCATCCTGGAGACATCAGCTGACAGTGAGGTGGAGGAGAACATGGTGGAGTGGCTGAGAGACGTGGGAATGCCAGCCGAGTACGTCAACAAGCTGGCACGCATGTTTCAAGACATCAAGGTCAGCGAGGACCTCAATACAGAGTTCAAGGACTCACATCGAGGAACCGACTCAACCGTTGCAG ACATGGTGAGTATCAAGGTCCTGAATGCGGGGGCGTGGTCTCGTAGCTCAGAGAGGGTTCCTGTATCTCTACCCACTGAG CTGGAGGACTTCATTCCTGACTGTGAGGAGTTCTACAAGAAGAAGCATAACGGCCGCAAGCTCTATTGGCATCACATGATGTCTAATGGTGTG attgTGTTCCAGAATGCTGTAGGGAAATATGAGTTGGAGGTGACCACGTTTCAGATGGGTGTGCTGTTTGCTTGGAACCAAAGACAAGACGACAAAATATCCTTTGAGAGTCTCAG attggcAACGGAGCTCCCTGATGCTGAATTGAGGAGGACTCTTTGGTCTCTAGTGGCCTACCCAAAGATAAAGCGGCAGGTGCTAGTGTGCGAGCCAGAGGTCAAAGGTGCACGAGAGTTCCGGGATGGTACCGTGTTTAGAGTGAATCAAGAGTTTGGCCTTGT AAAAGGGGGCAAGCTCCAGAAGAGAGGTAAAATCAATCTGATAGGACGCCTGCAGCTCACCACGGAGAAAGCTAAGGAGGAGGACAATGACAGCATCGTGGCTCTCAGAGTGCTCAGAGTACAG GAGGCCATTGTGAAGATTATGAAGATGCGTAAGAAGATCTCCAACGCAGCGCTCCAGACAGAACTGGTGGAGATACTCAAGAACATGTTTATCCCTCCCAAGAAGATGATCAAGGAACAAATAGAATGGCTGATTGAACACAAGTACATGAAAAGAAATGACAAGGACAAGAACACATTCATTTATCTAGCTTAG
- the LOC135349932 gene encoding phosphatidylinositol-binding clathrin assembly protein-like isoform X3 encodes MSKAVDRATAFYNEVAGQGTYKIICKASNHDLAGPKKKHVDALLQITNNPVTRMSVLADLISERLKDKNWVVAFKTLIVSHNLMSLGHEKFMQCMATRSNVLIMEHFNDRSDHISIDMSVYLRKYANYLICMCTNYRTLAMDINKMPKGDNSPFKNMDPVKILKAATNIQKQLDTLLEVEISSTDLTNGVINTAFLMLYKDLVKLYTVYNDIMINLLEKFFEMKKSQCRETIEFYRRFLTRQEGVQAFLQLSEQVGIDSQTHLNLRQVPEDLLPALENHLSEMDALKKTGDASPSIRAASEKLAALKSAEKKSVSPAAKAGSPSSQTIPSASTEVLEAQRKRFEDLKRQASVPRNVEVQQTTTQSPANDLLGLNVSSTSTASAQDPWKSSIPSAAPSNPFQPVSTTTLPVGNGSAVIPLNDPWGTAPAAPSAYQEVDLFTEIRGSEGRTSFDAVFSSNPLLPSQGSNEWDGGILRPQAAGPLASQELLEPVKSTPGLGEDVESSLAMAAANLTVELGHSGNKAGVLKKTEHQWTPAKESVRTGGNNFQRQGIQARTLTSQDSMKAGAGAGAPVDWNKSMYGGHFPQQYPSQPMGPPTMMGPPAMMGYGMMPPQQPFGMQQPVAPMMQSGGGWYPGQQPQGFQQQQQQPNDPFGAIPSQNKSLF; translated from the exons ATGTCTAAAGCTGTCGATCGAGCCACAGCGTTCTATAACGAGGTAGCAGGACAAGGCACATACAAGATAATCTGCAAGGCCTCCAACCATGATCTTGCAGGCCCAAAGAAGAAGCATGTTGACG CCCTTCTTCAAATAACCAACAACCCTGTCACTCGAATGTCGGTACTGGCAGACCTGATTTCTGAGAGGCTCAAGGATAAGAACTGGGTGGTCGCTTTCAAAACACTCATTGTGTCTCACAACCTTATGAGCCTCGGTCATGAG AAGTTTATGCAGTGTATGGCAACACGCTCTAACGTCTTGATCATGGAACACTTTAATGACAGGTCTGACCACATCTCCATCGATATGAGTGTCTACCTTCGCAAGTACGCAAACTATCTCATTTGCATGTGCACCAACTACAGGACACTGGCTATGGATATTAACAAAATGCCTAAAGG AGACAACAGTCCATTCAAGAACATGGACCCAGTCAAA ATACTTAAGGCTGCTACTAACATTCAGAAGCAGTTGGACACACTGCTGGAAGTGGAG ATATCATCAACAGACCTCACCAATGGAGTCATCAACACTGCCTTCCTCATGCTCTACAAG GACTTGGTGAAgctgtatacagtgtacaacgACATAATGATCAATCTCCTGGAGAAGTTCTTTGAAATGAAGAAGTCGCAATGCAGAGAGACGATTGAGTTCTACCGTCGGTTCCTCACCAGACAGGAGGGTGTGCAGGCATTCCTACAATTGTCTGAG CAAGTCGGTATTGACAGCCAAACTCATCTAAACTTGAGGCAGGTGCCTGAGGATTTGTTGCCAGCTCTCGAAAACCATCTCTCAGAAATGGACGCTCTCAAGAAAACAGGCGATGCGAG TCCTTCGATTCGTGCCGCTAGTGAAAAGCTGGCTGCTCTGAAGAGTGCTGAGAAAAAGTCTGTCTCTCCGGCAGCTAAAGCAGGCTCCCCCTCCAGTCAAACCATCCCTTCAGCCAGCACAGAGGTACTCGAGGCACAGAGAAAGAGATTCGAGGATCTTAAA CGCCAGGCCAGTGTTCCTCGCAATGTAGAAGTCCAGCAGACCACCACTCAG tcgccAGCCAATGATTTGCTAGGTTTGAACGTGTCCTCCACTAGCACAGCCTCTGCACAGGACCCGTGGAAAAGCTCCATTCCCTCGGCTGCACCCTCCAACCCCTTCCAACCTGTCTCCACAACAACACTCCCTGTGGGGAATGGCTCTGCAGTGATTCCACTCAACGACCCCTGGGGGACAGCACCAGCAGCACCATCTG CTTATCAGGAAGTGGATCTCTTCACTGAGATACGTGGATCGGAAGGGAGGACAAGCTTCGATGCTGTGTTCAGTAGTAATCCCCTTCTGCCGTCTCAGGGGTCCAATGAATGGGACGGGGGCATCCTTCGACCTCAAGCAGCTGGTCCTCTAGCATCTCAGGAGCTACTGGAGCCTGTCAAATCTACCCCAGGACTTGGAGAAGATGTGGAGTCCAGTCTAGCCATGGCTGCGGCTAATCTAA CCGTAGAGTTGGGACATAGTGGTAACAAGGCAGGCGTCTTAAAGAA GACTGAGCATCAATGGACACCTGCTAAAGAGTCTGTGAGAACAGGAGGGAATAACTTCCAGAGGCAAGGCATCCAAGCACGCACTCTGACCTCCCAAGACTCAATGAAGGCTGGTGCTGGTGCTGGTGCTCCAGTCGACTGGAATAAGAGTATGTACGGTGGCCACTTCCCACAGCAGTACCCGAGTCAGCCGATGGGACCCCCCACAATGATGGGACCTCCTGCCATGATGGGGTACGGCATGATGCCTCCACAGCAACCGTTTGGAATG CAGCAACCTGTAGCTCCAATGATGCAGTCTGGAGGAGGCTGGTATCCTGGCCAGCAGCCTCAGGGCTTTCAACAACAACAGCAACAACCTAATGACCCTTTCGGGGCAATTCCTTCACAG aacaagtCTCTGTTTTAG
- the LOC135349932 gene encoding phosphatidylinositol-binding clathrin assembly protein-like isoform X2, which yields MSKAVDRATAFYNEVAGQGTYKIICKASNHDLAGPKKKHVDALLQITNNPVTRMSVLADLISERLKDKNWVVAFKTLIVSHNLMSLGHEKFMQCMATRSNVLIMEHFNDRSDHISIDMSVYLRKYANYLICMCTNYRTLAMDINKMPKGDNSPFKNMDPVKILKAATNIQKQLDTLLEVEISSTDLTNGVINTAFLMLYKDLVKLYTVYNDIMINLLEKFFEMKKSQCRETIEFYRRFLTRQEGVQAFLQLSEQVGIDSQTHLNLRQVPEDLLPALENHLSEMDALKKTGDASPSIRAASEKLAALKSAEKKSVSPAAKAGSPSSQTIPSASTEVLEAQRKRFEDLKRQASVPRNVEVQQTTTQSPANDLLGLNVSSTSTASAQDPWKSSIPSAAPSNPFQPVSTTTLPVGNGSAVIPLNDPWGTAPAAPSAYQEVDLFTEIRGSEGRTSFDAVFSSNPLLPSQGSNEWDGGILRPQAAGPLASQELLEPVKSTPGLGEDVESSLAMAAANLSMYTWPSNNTASHAPSSHDLWAVELGHSGNKAGVLKKTEHQWTPAKESVRTGGNNFQRQGIQARTLTSQDSMKAGAGAGAPVDWNKSMYGGHFPQQYPSQPMGPPTMMGPPAMMGYGMMPPQQPFGMQPVAPMMQSGGGWYPGQQPQGFQQQQQQPNDPFGAIPSQNKSLF from the exons ATGTCTAAAGCTGTCGATCGAGCCACAGCGTTCTATAACGAGGTAGCAGGACAAGGCACATACAAGATAATCTGCAAGGCCTCCAACCATGATCTTGCAGGCCCAAAGAAGAAGCATGTTGACG CCCTTCTTCAAATAACCAACAACCCTGTCACTCGAATGTCGGTACTGGCAGACCTGATTTCTGAGAGGCTCAAGGATAAGAACTGGGTGGTCGCTTTCAAAACACTCATTGTGTCTCACAACCTTATGAGCCTCGGTCATGAG AAGTTTATGCAGTGTATGGCAACACGCTCTAACGTCTTGATCATGGAACACTTTAATGACAGGTCTGACCACATCTCCATCGATATGAGTGTCTACCTTCGCAAGTACGCAAACTATCTCATTTGCATGTGCACCAACTACAGGACACTGGCTATGGATATTAACAAAATGCCTAAAGG AGACAACAGTCCATTCAAGAACATGGACCCAGTCAAA ATACTTAAGGCTGCTACTAACATTCAGAAGCAGTTGGACACACTGCTGGAAGTGGAG ATATCATCAACAGACCTCACCAATGGAGTCATCAACACTGCCTTCCTCATGCTCTACAAG GACTTGGTGAAgctgtatacagtgtacaacgACATAATGATCAATCTCCTGGAGAAGTTCTTTGAAATGAAGAAGTCGCAATGCAGAGAGACGATTGAGTTCTACCGTCGGTTCCTCACCAGACAGGAGGGTGTGCAGGCATTCCTACAATTGTCTGAG CAAGTCGGTATTGACAGCCAAACTCATCTAAACTTGAGGCAGGTGCCTGAGGATTTGTTGCCAGCTCTCGAAAACCATCTCTCAGAAATGGACGCTCTCAAGAAAACAGGCGATGCGAG TCCTTCGATTCGTGCCGCTAGTGAAAAGCTGGCTGCTCTGAAGAGTGCTGAGAAAAAGTCTGTCTCTCCGGCAGCTAAAGCAGGCTCCCCCTCCAGTCAAACCATCCCTTCAGCCAGCACAGAGGTACTCGAGGCACAGAGAAAGAGATTCGAGGATCTTAAA CGCCAGGCCAGTGTTCCTCGCAATGTAGAAGTCCAGCAGACCACCACTCAG tcgccAGCCAATGATTTGCTAGGTTTGAACGTGTCCTCCACTAGCACAGCCTCTGCACAGGACCCGTGGAAAAGCTCCATTCCCTCGGCTGCACCCTCCAACCCCTTCCAACCTGTCTCCACAACAACACTCCCTGTGGGGAATGGCTCTGCAGTGATTCCACTCAACGACCCCTGGGGGACAGCACCAGCAGCACCATCTG CTTATCAGGAAGTGGATCTCTTCACTGAGATACGTGGATCGGAAGGGAGGACAAGCTTCGATGCTGTGTTCAGTAGTAATCCCCTTCTGCCGTCTCAGGGGTCCAATGAATGGGACGGGGGCATCCTTCGACCTCAAGCAGCTGGTCCTCTAGCATCTCAGGAGCTACTGGAGCCTGTCAAATCTACCCCAGGACTTGGAGAAGATGTGGAGTCCAGTCTAGCCATGGCTGCGGCTAATCTAAGTATGTACACCTGGCCATCAAATAACACAGCTTCACATGCTCCAAGTTCTCATGATTTGTGGG CCGTAGAGTTGGGACATAGTGGTAACAAGGCAGGCGTCTTAAAGAA GACTGAGCATCAATGGACACCTGCTAAAGAGTCTGTGAGAACAGGAGGGAATAACTTCCAGAGGCAAGGCATCCAAGCACGCACTCTGACCTCCCAAGACTCAATGAAGGCTGGTGCTGGTGCTGGTGCTCCAGTCGACTGGAATAAGAGTATGTACGGTGGCCACTTCCCACAGCAGTACCCGAGTCAGCCGATGGGACCCCCCACAATGATGGGACCTCCTGCCATGATGGGGTACGGCATGATGCCTCCACAGCAACCGTTTGGAATG CAACCTGTAGCTCCAATGATGCAGTCTGGAGGAGGCTGGTATCCTGGCCAGCAGCCTCAGGGCTTTCAACAACAACAGCAACAACCTAATGACCCTTTCGGGGCAATTCCTTCACAG aacaagtCTCTGTTTTAG
- the LOC135349932 gene encoding phosphatidylinositol-binding clathrin assembly protein-like isoform X1: protein MSKAVDRATAFYNEVAGQGTYKIICKASNHDLAGPKKKHVDALLQITNNPVTRMSVLADLISERLKDKNWVVAFKTLIVSHNLMSLGHEKFMQCMATRSNVLIMEHFNDRSDHISIDMSVYLRKYANYLICMCTNYRTLAMDINKMPKGDNSPFKNMDPVKILKAATNIQKQLDTLLEVEISSTDLTNGVINTAFLMLYKDLVKLYTVYNDIMINLLEKFFEMKKSQCRETIEFYRRFLTRQEGVQAFLQLSEQVGIDSQTHLNLRQVPEDLLPALENHLSEMDALKKTGDASPSIRAASEKLAALKSAEKKSVSPAAKAGSPSSQTIPSASTEVLEAQRKRFEDLKRQASVPRNVEVQQTTTQSPANDLLGLNVSSTSTASAQDPWKSSIPSAAPSNPFQPVSTTTLPVGNGSAVIPLNDPWGTAPAAPSAYQEVDLFTEIRGSEGRTSFDAVFSSNPLLPSQGSNEWDGGILRPQAAGPLASQELLEPVKSTPGLGEDVESSLAMAAANLSMYTWPSNNTASHAPSSHDLWAVELGHSGNKAGVLKKTEHQWTPAKESVRTGGNNFQRQGIQARTLTSQDSMKAGAGAGAPVDWNKSMYGGHFPQQYPSQPMGPPTMMGPPAMMGYGMMPPQQPFGMQQPVAPMMQSGGGWYPGQQPQGFQQQQQQPNDPFGAIPSQNKSLF, encoded by the exons ATGTCTAAAGCTGTCGATCGAGCCACAGCGTTCTATAACGAGGTAGCAGGACAAGGCACATACAAGATAATCTGCAAGGCCTCCAACCATGATCTTGCAGGCCCAAAGAAGAAGCATGTTGACG CCCTTCTTCAAATAACCAACAACCCTGTCACTCGAATGTCGGTACTGGCAGACCTGATTTCTGAGAGGCTCAAGGATAAGAACTGGGTGGTCGCTTTCAAAACACTCATTGTGTCTCACAACCTTATGAGCCTCGGTCATGAG AAGTTTATGCAGTGTATGGCAACACGCTCTAACGTCTTGATCATGGAACACTTTAATGACAGGTCTGACCACATCTCCATCGATATGAGTGTCTACCTTCGCAAGTACGCAAACTATCTCATTTGCATGTGCACCAACTACAGGACACTGGCTATGGATATTAACAAAATGCCTAAAGG AGACAACAGTCCATTCAAGAACATGGACCCAGTCAAA ATACTTAAGGCTGCTACTAACATTCAGAAGCAGTTGGACACACTGCTGGAAGTGGAG ATATCATCAACAGACCTCACCAATGGAGTCATCAACACTGCCTTCCTCATGCTCTACAAG GACTTGGTGAAgctgtatacagtgtacaacgACATAATGATCAATCTCCTGGAGAAGTTCTTTGAAATGAAGAAGTCGCAATGCAGAGAGACGATTGAGTTCTACCGTCGGTTCCTCACCAGACAGGAGGGTGTGCAGGCATTCCTACAATTGTCTGAG CAAGTCGGTATTGACAGCCAAACTCATCTAAACTTGAGGCAGGTGCCTGAGGATTTGTTGCCAGCTCTCGAAAACCATCTCTCAGAAATGGACGCTCTCAAGAAAACAGGCGATGCGAG TCCTTCGATTCGTGCCGCTAGTGAAAAGCTGGCTGCTCTGAAGAGTGCTGAGAAAAAGTCTGTCTCTCCGGCAGCTAAAGCAGGCTCCCCCTCCAGTCAAACCATCCCTTCAGCCAGCACAGAGGTACTCGAGGCACAGAGAAAGAGATTCGAGGATCTTAAA CGCCAGGCCAGTGTTCCTCGCAATGTAGAAGTCCAGCAGACCACCACTCAG tcgccAGCCAATGATTTGCTAGGTTTGAACGTGTCCTCCACTAGCACAGCCTCTGCACAGGACCCGTGGAAAAGCTCCATTCCCTCGGCTGCACCCTCCAACCCCTTCCAACCTGTCTCCACAACAACACTCCCTGTGGGGAATGGCTCTGCAGTGATTCCACTCAACGACCCCTGGGGGACAGCACCAGCAGCACCATCTG CTTATCAGGAAGTGGATCTCTTCACTGAGATACGTGGATCGGAAGGGAGGACAAGCTTCGATGCTGTGTTCAGTAGTAATCCCCTTCTGCCGTCTCAGGGGTCCAATGAATGGGACGGGGGCATCCTTCGACCTCAAGCAGCTGGTCCTCTAGCATCTCAGGAGCTACTGGAGCCTGTCAAATCTACCCCAGGACTTGGAGAAGATGTGGAGTCCAGTCTAGCCATGGCTGCGGCTAATCTAAGTATGTACACCTGGCCATCAAATAACACAGCTTCACATGCTCCAAGTTCTCATGATTTGTGGG CCGTAGAGTTGGGACATAGTGGTAACAAGGCAGGCGTCTTAAAGAA GACTGAGCATCAATGGACACCTGCTAAAGAGTCTGTGAGAACAGGAGGGAATAACTTCCAGAGGCAAGGCATCCAAGCACGCACTCTGACCTCCCAAGACTCAATGAAGGCTGGTGCTGGTGCTGGTGCTCCAGTCGACTGGAATAAGAGTATGTACGGTGGCCACTTCCCACAGCAGTACCCGAGTCAGCCGATGGGACCCCCCACAATGATGGGACCTCCTGCCATGATGGGGTACGGCATGATGCCTCCACAGCAACCGTTTGGAATG CAGCAACCTGTAGCTCCAATGATGCAGTCTGGAGGAGGCTGGTATCCTGGCCAGCAGCCTCAGGGCTTTCAACAACAACAGCAACAACCTAATGACCCTTTCGGGGCAATTCCTTCACAG aacaagtCTCTGTTTTAG